Proteins from a single region of Lysinibacillus sp. JNUCC-52:
- a CDS encoding segregation/condensation protein A has translation MSYEVKLEAFSGPLDLLLHLIHRLEIDIYDIPMAEITQQYIDHIHAMQVLELNEASEYLVMAATLLAIKSRMLLPIHEGELEDAEIEVDGPDPREELVQRLIEYKKYKEAAGNLQELESDRAQVFTRPPSDLSGLASDEQMALFDMNVNIYDMLGAFQKLMRRKKLKKPLKTTVTRQERSVKDQMRSVVNSLRSTGGRASFFELFPYEDKPTLILTFLSLLELMKRQIVLVEQDGNFEELTVTLQKEEWDDDENNDPTK, from the coding sequence ATGTCTTATGAAGTAAAATTAGAAGCCTTTTCAGGACCTCTTGATCTATTATTGCACTTAATTCACAGATTGGAAATTGATATCTATGATATTCCAATGGCAGAAATTACGCAACAATATATAGATCATATTCATGCCATGCAGGTTCTGGAATTAAATGAGGCGAGTGAGTATTTAGTGATGGCTGCTACACTTTTAGCCATTAAAAGCCGTATGCTCCTACCGATACATGAAGGAGAGCTAGAGGATGCGGAAATTGAAGTCGATGGACCTGACCCTCGTGAGGAACTGGTGCAACGTTTAATAGAATATAAAAAATATAAAGAAGCGGCAGGCAATCTACAGGAGCTTGAATCGGATAGAGCGCAGGTGTTTACAAGACCACCTTCAGATTTATCGGGATTGGCTTCAGATGAACAAATGGCGTTGTTCGATATGAATGTCAATATATATGATATGCTTGGCGCCTTCCAAAAGCTGATGCGCAGAAAAAAATTGAAAAAGCCATTGAAAACAACTGTCACGAGACAGGAGCGCTCCGTTAAGGATCAAATGCGTTCTGTTGTGAATTCTTTACGTTCCACAGGTGGACGTGCGTCATTTTTCGAGCTTTTTCCCTATGAGGATAAACCAACATTGATTTTAACGTTTTTATCACTGCTGGAACTGATGAAACGTCAGATTGTCCTTGTTGAGCAAGATGGTAATTTTGAAGAACTAACGGTCACATTACAGAAGGAGGAATGGGATGATGACGAAAACAATGATCCTACAAAGTAG